The DNA sequence CAATTAACTTCGCACCACTCAACTGCTTTTGCGGCGAGTGAAATTTGATGACATGAACGGCATAACGGCCTGACTGACAACCTGGAAAACTAATCGGCCTTTTGAAGCCGCCCAACTTTTTAGGACTGTCAAGCGCAAATCTCATCGTGGCGCGAGGAGCGATCCTCACAACGACGTCGAATAGATTTGTGCAAGGCAACAATGACATTGCAAATCAGGGTTGCAAAAATGGGAGGGACGATAGATCTAATTAGCCTCTTTCGAATCTCGAGTGGGTGGACTGCTGGGTCAAGTGCGGGCGCAAGCCCGGCGAAGCGAATACTAGACGCGCGTGGGGTCACCAAGCTGAAGCGGGGCTGGTTGCGGCAGAATGCGGCAATCAGCCCTGCAAGACCAAGCGAACGATGACGAACCAAACCCAACTCTTTGAAGCCGCCTTGGGAATTAAGGCACCGTGGTATGTGCAAGGTGTCGATTTCGGCACGGAACTGACGATTGCCGTGGACTTTGTCGCGGGCAGCCGGTTTGCCTACCCCGGGGTGCCGGGCGAACACCCGGTGCACGACACGGTCATCAAACGGCTGCGGCACCTCAACTTTTTCCAGTTCGACTGTTATCTGGAGGTGCGCGTGCCGCGTGTGCGCCTGCCGGACGGCTCGGTGCGGCTCGTGGAACCCGAATGGATGGGCAAACTGGATGGCTTTACGCTGCTGTTTGAAGCGCTCGTGCTGACGCTGTGCCGGGAGATGACATTTGCGGCGGTGGCCCGTCTGGTGAACCTGTCGTGGTATCGCGTGAAGGCCATCTGTGATCGTTACGTGAACCTCGCGGTGGCCGCGACTGATTTGTCCGAGCTCACCGCGGTGGCCATTGACGAAACCTCGTGCCGACGGGGCCACGACTATGTCTCGCTGGTCGCCGACATGGACGCCAGGCGCGTAGTCTTCGTCACGCCAGGCAAGGATGCCGGCGTTGTCGAACGCTTTGCCAATCACCTCGAGGAACACAACGCCACGCCTGCGCAGATCAAATCGGTCAGCATCGACATGTCGCCCGCCTTCATCAAGGGCGTGGACGAGCATCTGCCCGATGCGCGCGTAACGTTCGACAAGTTTCATGTGATTGCGCACGCGTCCAAAGCCCTCGACGGTGTGCGCCGCGAGCAGCAGAAGAACGATCCGGCATTGAAGGGCATGCGCTGGTCGTTGCTCAAGGATGCGGACAAGCTGAACCTCGCGCAACTGACCGATCTCGAGGCACTGATCAGCCAGTACACCACCAACTGCACCGCCCGTGCCTGGATGTACCGCGAGCAGTTGCGGGAGATTCTCGATCGCAAGCAGATCCACGTCGTCTCCAAGATGTTGCGCCGGTGGTGCACCGGTGTCATGCGTTCCAAGGTTGAGCCGATGAAGGACGTCGCACGCATGATCCTGCGCCATTTCGACGGCATCGTCGCCTGGGCCCAGACGCGCCAGACCAACGGCTTCATCGAAGCCATCAACGGCCTATTTCAAGCTGCCAAGCGCAAGGCGCGCGGGTACGCCAGCTTCAAAACCATGCGAACCGTGCTGTTCCTCATCGCCGGCAAGCTCGACTTCTCAGCCTTCAACCCACATGCCTCGTAAGCCGCATCACCCACTCCACTTTTGAAATAGCCTCTAATTATGAAAGCGGGTGGCCTAAACACGTGCTTCGTACGAAATTCGTATGCAAGGCTAAATTAATATTTAGATTCGTGCACGAAATAGTATAGCAATCAACTGGAGGCCATTGATGATGCTTCGTCAAAAGGTGCAGGCGTTTCGTCTACACGTGCGCGACGGCTACTATTGACTTTTAACATCATTAGCCGGCTGACCGCGAGAGGCTGCTGCGGCGACTATAGACGCAAGAAGGAGCACAATGCCAGCTAATAATTCAGCTTTTCTTGCCCCTTTCGCGGTCGCGGGACTACCAAGCAGCGCACCAAGAACCGCTACCCCTACGACACCACCAACCTGCCGAGCGCTGTTTAAAATGCCAGATGCAAGGCCACCATGGTGGCGCTCGACTGAATCCAGTATTGAAAGGCTCATGGCTGGCGTGGTAATTCCTGCGCCAAGTCCGATTGCAAACAGGGGAAAAACCATTATTCCCGGCGTAGCGCGCTGTCCGATGATAGCAAGTAGTAGCGCGCCGATACCGGCCATAAAGTGCCCCCAAATAATCGGCAAAAAAACCTCGTTCGTCCGGAGAATCCTCGCGCCAACTCGCGTTCCGATGGCTAAGGCAAGAGTCAATGGTATAAAAAGCACGCCGGTTCTAAGCGGTGGCAAACCATGCAAGCGCTGGAAAAATAAGCTTAGTACAAAGATTAGGCCATAAATGGAAAGGTTATGAAGCATACCAACCAATGCAACGGGGCCGACTGTGCGGAGTCGCATGAGTCGCAGAGGAAGCATTGGATTGTTTTGGCGGCTTTCGATGAGAATGAAAGCTGCTGACAAAATCACGCATCCGATGCTCAACGCCCAAGTCTCAGTGCTGCTGTTCTTGATTTGTCTGACGCTGATAAGGGTATAAGTCACACAGCTCAAAGCCGCGATTGCACATAGTTGTCCGCGTATGTCGAGGGATCTTGATGGATCCCGCTCGCCTCGTGCGACATGCCTGTAGGTCATCCAAAGTGCTAGAGCGCCAACCGGCAAGTTCACAAGAAAGATGCTGCGCCATCCGAGTGTCTCGACTAGCAATCCTCCGAGTATAGGACCCACTGCTACGCCTAGTGCACCAGCGCTCGCCCAAATGGCGATCCCCTTTGATCGCTTGACCGGATCGGAAAATGATTGATTGAGCGCCGCTAATGAGTTTGGTAAAAGCAACGCAGCGGCAAGTCCTTGAATTGCGCGGGCAATCTGCAATATGCCAATCGTTTGGGCCATACCGCAAAGTCCTGACGCGAGCGTGAACAGCATTATCCCGGTCATAAAAACTCCTTTCACCCCGAGACGGTCACCCAAAGCACCTGCACCAAGTAGAAAGCTGGCGAAAATCATTGCATAACCATCAACGAGCCATTCCAACGCGGTTACATCCGATTTGAATTCGATGCCAATTTTCGGTAATGCGAGATTTACAATCGATGTGTCCAACACAATCATAAAGAAGGCCGAGCTTGCGGCCAAAACCGGTAGCCAATATTCGACAGAGGTCGATGGTATCGAGTATGCGATGCTTCTTTTTGAGGTCATAAATCGAATTCTCCGTTTTGACCTGGGCAGCCGTCGGAAGGAAAAAATAAGGAGAGAGGAGGATTATATCCGCATGGTTCGCAGTTCTATCTGCGCCGAAGTCGCGACGAGAGAAGCGCGCCAGCAGACATTGTGAGCGCCAGCCCGACGTAGCCTTCGGAGTTCGCGGTATGTATTGCAGTGGGCAATATGAGCCAGATGCCAAAGCCACCTCCCACGGCCCACGCCGTCAACACGCCGCCCAGAGCATGTGGACTACCTCTCAAATTGCTGCTTTCCACTTTTCTAGGTATCAAACCAAAACCGCCGCCATGACATGCAAGGGTAACCACCAGCAACAGAAGAGGCGAAACGGATGACGGAGTCCACGCTGCGATACCGAACGCAAACATGCGCAAAATGAACATCCACGTGAATACAGTCTTATCACCGTGGCGAGACGCAATCAGGCCCCACATCATTTGACCGAGCGGAAGTGCGGGAAGCGAGGAGCATAAGGCTAACATAGCATCACCACTGGTCATCGATCGGGTCGCCTGAAGCCACGGCACCGCAATTGCGACCAATGCCATACCTGGTGCGACATTCAAGAAAAGCAGGGTCCAAAGGTAAATGAAATCTCGTAATTTCTCCCTGGAATCGGAAACGCGCTTGGGTAGGTCTGCGTTCGAGAAATCGGAAAGGTAGCGGGAAACGAGCGCACTAAGTAATAGGGCGGTGGTACCAAGCCCTGCGTAAACTTGCATCGCACCCGTTTCACTAGGACTGGCTCTCTGTGCCAGTGTGATTGCAATGGCACCACAAGCGAATCCTAGCGGGCCGATTAGTCCGCCAACGATATTTGCGTTGGGGAAAAGACGTCGAAAAAGACCTATTAGCGTGACGTAACTGGTGCCTACACCGATCCCACCGGGAATGCCTAGTGCAGCAACTGATGTGGAAAAGCCAAAATCAAACGTTATGATTGAACCCACCAACAAGGAGATGCCCCATAATGCGAGACCCATTGCGATAGTTTTCCCATATCCAAAGGGTGTGAGCATAAAGCTCGACATTGCCACCCCAGCGCCAATACCGATTAGGAGCACGCCGAAGGGCAACAAGAGTTGGGGAGTTGATAAATCCTTAGTCAATTGAAGCACTGCTGCCGTCGAACTCCAGCCATACACGGTTCCTATCGTTGCCATCGCTGCGACTGCTAGGGTAATTTGGAAATCTTTGTAAATCACATTCTCCCCTTTAGCCTCGTTTGCAGTTCCGGAAAACGCTGGGATGGTTTTGCTTTCGTAGCAATGAATGCATTCGTGGTTGTCTTGCAGGACAAAAGCTCTACACACTGTAAGTTGCGGCGTATTTGCTCGCCGAAACCAAGCGACATGCGTAAGTTTCATCCGCATACTCTAGATTTTATGGGCACTACGTAATTGCGTTGCCCAATCAAGCACTCGAATAGGGCGTCATCTGTCTGTGTTCAGTACAGTCCATTCAGATATCTCAGTAGCCGCGATCGCGCACGATCGATGCTCATGTATTTTCAGTGAGTCCGGCGACCGGCCGATCGGACATGTTAGATCGCACCGACGGGCTCTTACCAAATAATGTGAGTACAACGTTTGTGCAGAAAAACAAGGTCTGGGTTGTCGCCGCAAATCCGAAGTATACAGATGCGCCCGTTTCCGCAAACGTGAAAAAGATCTCATGAATGTGCAAATATGCACAGCTTCACTATCATCTCTCTATTCGACCGTCGTTTTCTGAGCGACGAGTGGATCCCAATCAATCATATATAAGTTAGGAGTTTTTTCTTACAACGCGCAGCGGGTCGTTGTCTTGTATTGATGTCTGACTGCAGTGGTTAGTGAGGTCTCCAACCGCGCTCGCCGAAAACTTCGCCGGACGAAATTGGGAGGGCGTGGCCATGTCGTCGATATCTTCAAAGTAAACATAGTGATGCTTGTACGCGTCGCGCGAACCTGCGTCGTGATGAGGTTTTAGCGCCACCCACATTGCAAAACCGCAGAAAGTTTGAATTCTCATGCACGAGCACGTACTCATGCGGATAACAGGAATCGAAATACACGTCGACGATTGCCCGATTACTTCACACCGCCGAAAACATCTCTCTAGAATCTTTGCCATTCCTAGCCAATTTTATACTGTGCGCATTGCCGTCTAAGTCGATCCTGTGGTCCTCCATCAAATTCGCGCTGTGCTTTAGCACGTCGACGCAATTTCCAGCCCGCATATTCAGTGCCGCCTTGTAGTTCTACTAGAACGGACAACAACAATTGCCACTCGTACCTCGAGTGTGCTGCCTGGCCATCCCAATCCAAACAAAAGCGATTTTCAGCCAACGGACCAACGGTACGAACGTGTCGGAGCCGACTTCCAACCTTTAAAAATAATGTTCCGTTTTGAATTTACTATTCACGGGAGGGTTTCATTTGACACCCACCAAACATGTAGTCGAAGGGCGCCGAAACTTCCGCCTACCTCATTCTTATTTAACGGTGCGTTTTTGCACATCATACTGACTATTTCCACATCGCCTACACGTACAGCGTTTTATAAACTCTCCGGACGTCAAAACACCTCTATTACACCTTCAAATTAATTTTCCTAAAGGAGGCGCTATGAATGTAAGCGTCTCGTGAGGGCCCTTCAGATTTTCGTAGACGAGCGGATCAGTTTGATGCCGGTGGGAACGAGGGCAGAAGTCTGGCGATGTTCCAAGGCAGTAGTTCGTCGATGACGTTGATTTTGTGGTCTGCGATGCGGGTCAGCACGTAGTCAAGATAAGCACGTGGATTGATGCCATTGAGCTTGCACGAGCCGAGCAATGAATACATCGCCGCGGCCCGTTCTCCTCCACTGTCGGAGCCGGCGAACATGTAGTTGCGCCTGCCGAGCGCCACACAACGCAATGCATTTTCCGCAAGTACATTGCTGATTTCTGCCTGTCCATCGTCGCAGAACAACGTGAGCGCATCCCAGCGGTTCAAAGAGTAGTTCATCGCTTCGACCAGCGGTGCTTTCGCCCAAAGCGTGGCAAGTTTTTCTCGCATCAACTTTTCGAGAGTCACGAGCAGCGGCTTGCTCTTTTCCTGGCGCACGCGCAATCGTTCATCTGCAGGCTTGCCGCGGATCTGAGCCTCAATACCGTATAGCTCGCCGATCCTGTCAAGCAATTGCGTGGTGGTTTCCGACGGCGTTTTCTCATGGACGTCAAAGACATACCGCCGAGCATGATCCCAACAAGCGGCCGGATGGATTTTCCCATCGAGGTACAGATCAGCATAGCCCGCATACGCGTCCGCCTGAAGGATGCCCTCAAATTTAGCAAGATGAGTTTGTGGGTGGATGCCTTTGCGGTCCGGTGAGTAAGCGAACCAGACGGCGGCCGGTTCTATGGAAGCCGAACGGCGGTCATCGCGAACGTAGACCCAGAGCCGACCCGTGCGGGTTTTCTTGTTGCCCGGCGCGAGCACCGGGATCGGTGTGTCATCCGCGTGGATCTTGGTGGCCGCCATAACATAGGCGCGCAGCGCTTCGGTCAGCGGCCTGCAGAGTTCTTCGCACTGTCCAACCCAGCGCGCTGTGGTGGCGCGATCAAGGCGTACGCCTTCGCGCGCAGCGATCCCCGTTTGGCGATACAAGGGAATGTGGTCGGCGTACTTCGAGACCAGGATGTCAGCGAGCAAG is a window from the Burkholderia sp. PAMC 26561 genome containing:
- a CDS encoding ISL3 family transposase, with protein sequence MTNQTQLFEAALGIKAPWYVQGVDFGTELTIAVDFVAGSRFAYPGVPGEHPVHDTVIKRLRHLNFFQFDCYLEVRVPRVRLPDGSVRLVEPEWMGKLDGFTLLFEALVLTLCREMTFAAVARLVNLSWYRVKAICDRYVNLAVAATDLSELTAVAIDETSCRRGHDYVSLVADMDARRVVFVTPGKDAGVVERFANHLEEHNATPAQIKSVSIDMSPAFIKGVDEHLPDARVTFDKFHVIAHASKALDGVRREQQKNDPALKGMRWSLLKDADKLNLAQLTDLEALISQYTTNCTARAWMYREQLREILDRKQIHVVSKMLRRWCTGVMRSKVEPMKDVARMILRHFDGIVAWAQTRQTNGFIEAINGLFQAAKRKARGYASFKTMRTVLFLIAGKLDFSAFNPHAS
- a CDS encoding MFS transporter; translation: MTSKRSIAYSIPSTSVEYWLPVLAASSAFFMIVLDTSIVNLALPKIGIEFKSDVTALEWLVDGYAMIFASFLLGAGALGDRLGVKGVFMTGIMLFTLASGLCGMAQTIGILQIARAIQGLAAALLLPNSLAALNQSFSDPVKRSKGIAIWASAGALGVAVGPILGGLLVETLGWRSIFLVNLPVGALALWMTYRHVARGERDPSRSLDIRGQLCAIAALSCVTYTLISVRQIKNSSTETWALSIGCVILSAAFILIESRQNNPMLPLRLMRLRTVGPVALVGMLHNLSIYGLIFVLSLFFQRLHGLPPLRTGVLFIPLTLALAIGTRVGARILRTNEVFLPIIWGHFMAGIGALLLAIIGQRATPGIMVFPLFAIGLGAGITTPAMSLSILDSVERHHGGLASGILNSARQVGGVVGVAVLGALLGSPATAKGARKAELLAGIVLLLASIVAAAASRGQPANDVKSQ
- a CDS encoding MFS transporter, with translation MKLTHVAWFRRANTPQLTVCRAFVLQDNHECIHCYESKTIPAFSGTANEAKGENVIYKDFQITLAVAAMATIGTVYGWSSTAAVLQLTKDLSTPQLLLPFGVLLIGIGAGVAMSSFMLTPFGYGKTIAMGLALWGISLLVGSIITFDFGFSTSVAALGIPGGIGVGTSYVTLIGLFRRLFPNANIVGGLIGPLGFACGAIAITLAQRASPSETGAMQVYAGLGTTALLLSALVSRYLSDFSNADLPKRVSDSREKLRDFIYLWTLLFLNVAPGMALVAIAVPWLQATRSMTSGDAMLALCSSLPALPLGQMMWGLIASRHGDKTVFTWMFILRMFAFGIAAWTPSSVSPLLLLVVTLACHGGGFGLIPRKVESSNLRGSPHALGGVLTAWAVGGGFGIWLILPTAIHTANSEGYVGLALTMSAGALLSSRLRRR
- the tnpC gene encoding IS66 family transposase, translating into MPSDADLPDDVVTLQALLSEALASIADRDREIERLKVQIDKLKRMHFGRKSEQLDRQLDQLETQLEDLATGQGAADVRRARARSPSSGISVQAPKEALPPHLPREDRVLEPDPTCPKCGSAMRALGEDVSEQLARVTAMFKVIRTIRRKMACPSCGHIEQPPMPGLPIERSMAHPSLLADILVSKYADHIPLYRQTGIAAREGVRLDRATTARWVGQCEELCRPLTEALRAYVMAATKIHADDTPIPVLAPGNKKTRTGRLWVYVRDDRRSASIEPAAVWFAYSPDRKGIHPQTHLAKFEGILQADAYAGYADLYLDGKIHPAACWDHARRYVFDVHEKTPSETTTQLLDRIGELYGIEAQIRGKPADERLRVRQEKSKPLLVTLEKLMREKLATLWAKAPLVEAMNYSLNRWDALTLFCDDGQAEISNVLAENALRCVALGRRNYMFAGSDSGGERAAAMYSLLGSCKLNGINPRAYLDYVLTRIADHKINVIDELLPWNIARLLPSFPPASN